The Rhodococcus rhodochrous DNA window CACGCCGCTCCCGACGCCGGCGAACAGGACCTGCGGGGACTGCTCGGCGCGTTCATGTTCACCGGTCCGCAGCTCGAGCAGCCGGCCGGAACGCTCTCCGGCGGTGAGAAGACGCGACTCGCCCTGGCGGGGCTCGTCTCGTCCGCGGCGAACGTGCTGCTCCTCGACGAGCCGACCAACAACCTCGATCCCGTCTCGCGCGAGCAGGTGCTCGACGCGCTGCGCAGCTACGAGGGTGCCGTCGTGCTGGTCACCCACGATCCGGGTGCGGCCGAGGCCCTCGACCCGGAACGTGTGATCCTGCTTCCCGACGGAACCGAGGACCACTGGTCCCAGGAATACCTCGAGCTCATCCAGCTCGCCTGATCGGGCCTCCGGTCGGATCCGTCCCACGATCCGCTCCCGCTGGTCCGATCTGCGTCCGCGCAACCTGACAGTCCTCTAGCCTGGGAAAGGGACCTTTGGCGAGGGCGCAGGGAGGATCCGATGGCGCGAAATTCCGGTGGTGGAGAGACGACCTACGCGAAGGGAGCCCGAGTTACAGGGGAATCGCGGGACCGCTTGCAGGAGGATCTGAAGCGCCGCTACGAGGAGGGCGCGAGCATTCGGAGGCTCGCGCAGGAAACCGGTCGATCCTACGGTTTCGTGCACAACGTTCTCGTGGAGTCGCAGGTGCGGCTGCGGGGCCGCGGCGGCCCGAACCGTCGTCGGGCGGCAGCGAGCGACGAGAAGGCGTGAGGAACGGATCCGGCGCGTCAGTCGCGCCGGCGCACGGATTCCTCGACGAGGTCGAGAACTGCGACGAGGTCCTGTTCGGTGTGCCCTGAAGCGAGGCGGGCGACGAGCCCGTCGAGCACGAGGTCGAGATAACCCAGGACGACTTCGGTCGGCACGTCGTCGCGCAGCCGGCCCGCTTCCCGCTGCCGTTCGAGGCGTCCGACGGTGGCCTCGGTGAGTTCGGCCGAATGCTGCGTCCACGCCTTCGCGAACTCGGGGTCGGTGCGGAGACGGCGCGTGATCTCGAGCCGCGTCCCGAGCCAGTCGAACTGGTCGGGGGAGGACAGCATGTCGCGCATGACCTGTACGAGACCCTCATTGGCCGCGACGTCGGCCATCCGTCTCGCATCCTCCTGGGCGAGGGCGAGGAACAGTCCGTCCTTGTCCTTGAAATGGTGGAAGATCGCGCCACGGGACAGACCCGTGGCATCTTCGAGCAGTCGCACGGTCGCGCCGTCGTAACCGTATTCGGCGAAGCAGCGACGGGCACCGTCGAGGATCTGCCTGCGCCGCGCGGCGAGATGGTCCTCACTGACCTTGGGCACGCGCCACTTCCTTTCGGCTCGAGGGAGACGGCGGGCCCGAGACGAGTCTCGTCCCGGGCCCGCCGCTTCACACAGATGTGACCGATCGGGTCACGAGCACTGCTCTCAGCCGCGGATCATGTTCCGCAGCACGTACTGCAGGATGCCGCCGTTGCGGTAGTAGTCCGCCTCACCGGGGGTGTCGATGCGGACGACAGCGTCGAAGGTGACCTTCTCACCGTTGTCCTTGGTCGCCGTGACCTTGACGGTCTTCGGCGTGACGCCCTCGTTGAGCTTCTCGATGCCCTCGATGTCGAAGACCTCGGTGCCGGTCAGGCCCAGCGACGCGGCCGACTCACCCGCCGGGAACTGCAGCGGGATGACGCCCATGCCGATGAGGTTCGAGCGGTGGATGCGCTCGAAGGACTCGGTGATGACGGCCTTGACGCCGAGCAGGCGGGTGCCCTTGGCGGCCCAGTCACGCGAGGAGCCCGAACCGTACTCCTTGCCACCGAGGACGACCAGCGGGATGCCGGCCTCCTGGTAGTTCTGCGAGGCGTCGTAGATGAACGCCTGCGGAGCACCGTCCTGGGTGAAGTCGCGGGTGTAACCACCGGAGACACCGTCGAGCAGCTGGTTCTGCAGACGGATGTTCGCGAAGGTGCCGCGGACCATGACCTCGTGGTTGCCACGACGCGAGCCGAGCGAGTTGTAGTCCTTGCGCTCGACACCGTGGGCGTCGAGGTACTGCGCGGCCGGGGTACCCGGCTTGATCGGACCGGCCGGGCTGATGTGGTCGGTGGTGACCGAATCGCCGAGCAGCGCGAGGACGCGAGCGCCCTTGATGTCGCTGACCGCGTCCGGCTCCATCGTCATGCCCTCGAAGTACGGAGCCTTGCGGACGTACGTCGAATCCTCGTCCCACGCGAAGGTGTCGCCCTCGGGGGTCTCGAGGTTCTGCCAGCGCTCGTCGCCCTTGAAGACGTCGGCGTAGGACTTGCGGAACATGTCCTGGTTGATCGCCGACTTGATGGTGTCGTCGATCTCCTGGGCGGAAGGCCAGATGTCCTTCAGGAAGACGTCGTTGCCGTCCTTGTCCTTGCCCAGCGCGTCGGTCTCGAAGTCGAAGTCCATCGTGCCCGCGAGCGCGTACGCGATGACCAGCGGCGGCGAGGCCAGGTAGTTCATCTTCACGTCGGGGGAGATACGACCCTCGAAGTTGCGGTTGCCGGAGAGCACCGCGGTGACCGAGAGGTCGTTGTCGTTGACGGCCTTCGAGATCTCCTCGGGCAGCGGGCCGGTGTTACCGATGCAGGTGGTGCAACCGAAGCCACCGAGGTAGAAGCCGAGCTTCTCGAGGTACGGCCACAGGCCGGCCTTCTCGTAGTAGTCGTTGACGACCTGCGAACCCGGAGCCATGTTGGTCTTGACCCACGGCTTGGTGGCCAGGCCCTTCTCGACCGCGTTGCGGGCGAGCAGCGCGGCACCGAGCATGACCGACGGGTTGGAGGTGTTGGTGCAGGAGGTGATACCTGCGACCACCACGGCACCGTGGTCGAGGACGAACTCGCCGCGCTCCTCGGAGACGACCTTGACCCGCTTGGAGGGGCGGCCGGAAGTATCGCCGTGGGGAACGAGCGGAGCGTCGCCGTTCGCGGTGGGCTTGATCGGGTCGGACGCCGGGAAGGTGTCGTCGAGCGCGTCGTCGAGCTTGGAGTGCGGGGTCGCCTCGTGCTCTTCCACGTAGTTGTGGATGTCGCGGCGGAAGGCTGCCTTCGACTCCGACAGGAGGATGCGGTCCTGCGGGCGCTTCGGGCCGGCGATCGACGGGACGACCGTCGACAGGTCGAGCTCGAGGTACTCGGAGAACTCGGGCTCGCGGCTCGGATCGTGCCACAGGCCCTGCTCCTTGGCGTACGCCTCGACGAGAGCGAGCTGCTCGTCGCTGCGGCCGGTCAGGCGCAGGTAGTTGATGGTCTCGCCGTCGATCGGGAAGATCGCTGCGGTCGAACCGAACTCGGGGCTCATGTTGCCGAGGGTCGCGCGGTTGGCGAGGGGGACCTCGGCCACGCCGGCGCCGTAGAACTCGACGAACTTGCCGACGACGCCGTGCTTGCGCAGCATGTCGGTGACGGTAAGCACGACGTCGGTCGCGGTCACGCCGGGCTGGATCTCACCGGTGAGCTTGAAGCCGACCACGCGCGGGATGAGCATGGAGACCGGCTGGCCGAGCATCGCGGCCTCGGCCTCGATGCCGCCGACGCCCCAGCCGAGCACGCCGAGGCCGTTGACCATCGTCGTGTGCGAGTCGGTGCCGACGCAGGTGTCGGGGTAGGCCTGCCCGTTGCGGACCATGACGGTCGGGGCGAGGTACTCGATGTTGACCTGGTGGACGATACCCATGCCCGGGGGGACGACGCGGAAGTCGTCGAAGGCGCCCTGGCCCCAGCGCAGGAACTGGTAGCGCTCGCCGTTGCGCTCGTACTCGAGGTCGACGTTGCGCTCGAGGGCGTCGGCGCGACCGAAGTAGTCGAGGATCACCGAGTGGTCGATGACCATGTCGGCGGGGGAGAGGGGGTTGACCTTGTTCGGGTCGCCGCCCAGGGTGGTCACGGCCTCACGCATGGTGGCGAGGTCGACGACACAGGGGACGCCCGTGAAGTCCTGCATGATCACGCGGGCGGGCGTGAACTGGATCTCGATGCTCGGGTCGGCGGAGGGATCCCAGTTGGCGATGGCCCGGATGTGATCGGCCGTGATGTTGGCACCGTCCTCGGTGCGCAGCAGGTTCTCGGCCAGGACCTTCAAAGAGTAAGGAAGTTTCTCGGTGCCGGGGACGGCCGACAGGCGGAAGATCTCGTAGGAGTTGTCTCCGACCTGCAGCGAACCCTTGGCGCCGAACGAATCACTACTGGTGCTCACGTCAGCTCCACTCGTCGTTTCGGCTGGCCGCCGACGGGGCTGTGTCGACGGCTGAAGCGAGGCACACGACGTCCGCTCGCGGCCCGTGGCCCGGATGCAGTAGTCGTGGCGTCTCGCACTCGATTCTAACAGTACGCTTGTCCTGTATTGAACCGAAGTCGGGTCCGTCGTGTCGACGAGGCGTCCCGCCGGCATCGGTCCTGCTCGCGACGAGTGCTTCGAGGCGCCGTCGCGCGATCGCGTAGTGTTCTCCCTTGCCGCACGGGTGTGGCGCTTCGTGTCGTCTCCGCGCGGCCGGATCGCCGTATCGCCCGGCTTCCGACCCTGCACCACCGGAGAGAGATGTCTGCGCCACTGCTTCGCATACCGGGCCCTGCGCTCACGGATCTTCCTACCGGGGTCTCGGTCGAAAAAGTGCTCGCCGATCTCGCCGACGACCAGGTGGCGGCGCCCTCGCAGTACGTCGACGACCTCGTCGCCGAGGTGCAGCGCGCGCAGGAGAACGGGATCGACCTCAGCGTGGTCGTGCTCGACCGGGACCCCCGTATGGATTCGCAGCTGCGCGACCTCGCGACGGAGGTCGGCGCCGAGGACGGCGGAACGGTGCTGGTCCTCAGCCCGGGATGGGTCGGGACGTTCAGCGAGGATCTCGACCGCGTCACTCTCGAGGCCGCCCAGGATCGCACCTACACCGGCGATCCGGTGGTCTCCACACGCAACTTCGTCGACTCGGTGCTCGAGCCGTCTCCGCCCTGGACTCTGATGACGCTGCTGATCGTCGCGGTGGTCGCTCTTGCGGCCGGCGCGACCTGGCTCGCCAAACGCCGCCGCGCGGACGGTGACGCGACCGTTGCCGGAGGTAACGGATCGTCATCGGCCGAAGATGTCTGAGGTCTCTTTCCCGTCACCGTAGAGATCTTCTCCGGGTTGTCCTCGTCCCGATCGTGACGGAATCCGGCAGGGAAGATCGTTCGGCGTCCTCACGGTGTTGCTCGGTGTCCGCACCGTGTTCTTTCGGCGTTCTTCCGGCCGATCTTCGTGACTGTCATGCGACATACCCCTGAGGTGTCGTACGGTTCTCATGACGCTCTTGGGGAAGGTGTGTCACAACCCGGCTCGTGGGGACGCTGTCCGCAGTCGGTGTACGACTGCAGCGTGTGAGCCGTGGGGCACCCGCGGCGAGCGGATGCTGCCTGCCTTCCTCGGGTCGTCCGGCCGGATGTCTCGGCCACCAGGTGCGACCGAGGGAGATGCACGTGAGACGGTTCGGTATCCACGGAGGGATTCCGCGACGGTCGGGGCCGGACGGCACCGCCACGACGCTCACTGCAGGCCGTCGACCCGACGGTCCGACGCCCGGTCGCATCCCGCGGACGCGCACCGGCACGCTCCTCGCCGGTTTGGGGTTGGTCACAGCCGTGCTCCTCACCGTGACCACGACGGCGTCCGCCGCACCGGCCCCGCCGCCGAACCCCTCGGACGCCGAGATCGACCGCGCAGGTGCGGCCGTCGCGGCCAACATCGACCGGGTCGGGCAGCTGATCGTCCGGATCGCCGACGCGGATCAGCAGCTCGCCGAGCTCGACGCGCAGGTCGCCATCCGCCGCGAGGACGTCAACCGCGCCCTCGTCGATCTCCAGAGCGCGCGCGACGCGGCGGATCTCGCCGAACGGGTGGTCGTGGATTCCCGCCGCGCACTCGACGACGCCGCCGACCGGATCGCTGCTGCCCAGAAGAACTTCGACGCGTTCGTCCGCGACAGCTACACCCGTGGCGCCAACTCGGTCTCCCTCGCGGCCTTCCTCGACGTCGACGGTCCCGACGATCTGCTCGACCGCGCCCAGGTCATGCGATTGCTGTCCGCCGGGCGCACCGCGGTGCTCGATGCGCTCCAGCGCGCCCGGGCCCAGGAGGCCAACTCCCATTCGCGGGCACGCGCGGCCAAGCTCGAGGCCGACGCGGCGGCGGAAGCCGCCGAGCAGCGCAGGGCCGAGGCCGAGGCCGCGATCGCCGTCGCGCGAGCGGAACTCGGTCGGCAGGCTGCCGAGAAGTCGCGCATCGAGCAGGAACGTGAAAACGCGCAGAGCGAACTCGACCGGGCCCGCGTGAACGTTGCGGGCCTGGAAGGGCAACGCGCGCAGTACCAGGACTGGGAGCGTCGCCGCGCAGCCGAGGAAGCAGCCGCCGCGGCGGCACGGGTCGCGGCAGCCGAGGCGGCCGAGCGTGTCGCCGCCGACGCCGCAGCCCGGGAACGTGCGGCGGAACTGGCCAACGGCCGTCGCCCTCACACGCTGATCGAGGAGTCTCCGTCGACCGGCGACAGCGACGTCGCCGCACCGGGTGAGGTCACCACCGAATCCGGAGCGCCGGAGGACAGTGACACCGCTGCGAGTCGCACCGATACCAGTGGCACCGACACGGTTGCACCGGACTACACCGACGACGCCACGGTCCCGGATTACGGCGACCGTGGAAGCGTCCTGGACGACGTCCTCGAGGACACGGACAGCGGAACGGTCCCGGATGACAGCGATGGTGGAACCGTCCCGGATGACAGCGATGGTGGAACCGTCCCGGATGACACCGGCGGTGGAACCGTCCCGGATGACAGCGATGGTGGAACCGTCCCGGATGACACCGACGATGGATCCGTCCCGGACGGCACCGACAGCGGCACGATCCCCGACGTAGACGAGGACAGCGGCAGCGACGGTGGGATCGACTGGGAGAACCCGGATCCGGGCGACCCCGTTGTGGAGACCCCCGGATCGGGGACCGGGGGATCGGGTTCCCGCCCCTCCACACCGAATTCGACGCCCAGCACCCCGTCGCGTCCGTCCGTCACGGGTCCCGCTGCGGTGGAGATCGTCATCGACCGCGCGATGTCCCAGATCGGCGTCCCGTACGCGTGGGGTGGTGGCAACGAGAACGGCCCGACCCGCGGTATCCGCGACGGTGGCGTCGCCGATGTCCACGGCGACTACGCCAAGGTCGGCTTCGACTGTTCGGGACTGATGATCTACGCGTTCGCGGGCATCGGTATCTCGCTCCCGCACTACACCGGCTACCAGTACACGGCCGGCACGCAGGTCCCGTCGTCGCAGATGAGGCGGGGCGACATGATCTTCTACGGGCCCAACGCCAGCCAGCACGTCGCGCTGTATCTCGGCGACGGGCAGATGCTCGAGGCGCCGCAGTCGGGATCGTTCGTGAAGATCTCGCCGGTACGCTGGGGCGGCATGACACCGTACGTGGTGCGCATGGTGTCGTGAGGGCGAGGTTTGCCGCGGCCCTCGTACCACCGAGGACGGGTGCCATCCGGTCGTTTCCGGGTGCCGTCTCCCGGTCGGTGCAGGGGCGACGACACACCGAGCCGGCACCTGCAATAGTGGTGCAGCAGGTGTTTCCAGCGGAGCGACGTAGGCGAAAGCGGTGGATTGTTGGTGACCTCACGCGAGGGTGGGACGTCCGGTTCGGCAACGCCGGGCGACCAGAGCGGTA harbors:
- a CDS encoding helix-turn-helix domain-containing protein; translated protein: MARNSGGGETTYAKGARVTGESRDRLQEDLKRRYEEGASIRRLAQETGRSYGFVHNVLVESQVRLRGRGGPNRRRAAASDEKA
- a CDS encoding TetR/AcrR family transcriptional regulator encodes the protein MPKVSEDHLAARRRQILDGARRCFAEYGYDGATVRLLEDATGLSRGAIFHHFKDKDGLFLALAQEDARRMADVAANEGLVQVMRDMLSSPDQFDWLGTRLEITRRLRTDPEFAKAWTQHSAELTEATVGRLERQREAGRLRDDVPTEVVLGYLDLVLDGLVARLASGHTEQDLVAVLDLVEESVRRRD
- a CDS encoding aconitate hydratase; its protein translation is MSTSSDSFGAKGSLQVGDNSYEIFRLSAVPGTEKLPYSLKVLAENLLRTEDGANITADHIRAIANWDPSADPSIEIQFTPARVIMQDFTGVPCVVDLATMREAVTTLGGDPNKVNPLSPADMVIDHSVILDYFGRADALERNVDLEYERNGERYQFLRWGQGAFDDFRVVPPGMGIVHQVNIEYLAPTVMVRNGQAYPDTCVGTDSHTTMVNGLGVLGWGVGGIEAEAAMLGQPVSMLIPRVVGFKLTGEIQPGVTATDVVLTVTDMLRKHGVVGKFVEFYGAGVAEVPLANRATLGNMSPEFGSTAAIFPIDGETINYLRLTGRSDEQLALVEAYAKEQGLWHDPSREPEFSEYLELDLSTVVPSIAGPKRPQDRILLSESKAAFRRDIHNYVEEHEATPHSKLDDALDDTFPASDPIKPTANGDAPLVPHGDTSGRPSKRVKVVSEERGEFVLDHGAVVVAGITSCTNTSNPSVMLGAALLARNAVEKGLATKPWVKTNMAPGSQVVNDYYEKAGLWPYLEKLGFYLGGFGCTTCIGNTGPLPEEISKAVNDNDLSVTAVLSGNRNFEGRISPDVKMNYLASPPLVIAYALAGTMDFDFETDALGKDKDGNDVFLKDIWPSAQEIDDTIKSAINQDMFRKSYADVFKGDERWQNLETPEGDTFAWDEDSTYVRKAPYFEGMTMEPDAVSDIKGARVLALLGDSVTTDHISPAGPIKPGTPAAQYLDAHGVERKDYNSLGSRRGNHEVMVRGTFANIRLQNQLLDGVSGGYTRDFTQDGAPQAFIYDASQNYQEAGIPLVVLGGKEYGSGSSRDWAAKGTRLLGVKAVITESFERIHRSNLIGMGVIPLQFPAGESAASLGLTGTEVFDIEGIEKLNEGVTPKTVKVTATKDNGEKVTFDAVVRIDTPGEADYYRNGGILQYVLRNMIRG
- a CDS encoding Rv1476 family membrane protein, coding for MSAPLLRIPGPALTDLPTGVSVEKVLADLADDQVAAPSQYVDDLVAEVQRAQENGIDLSVVVLDRDPRMDSQLRDLATEVGAEDGGTVLVLSPGWVGTFSEDLDRVTLEAAQDRTYTGDPVVSTRNFVDSVLEPSPPWTLMTLLIVAVVALAAGATWLAKRRRADGDATVAGGNGSSSAEDV
- a CDS encoding NlpC/P60 family protein, whose product is MRRFGIHGGIPRRSGPDGTATTLTAGRRPDGPTPGRIPRTRTGTLLAGLGLVTAVLLTVTTTASAAPAPPPNPSDAEIDRAGAAVAANIDRVGQLIVRIADADQQLAELDAQVAIRREDVNRALVDLQSARDAADLAERVVVDSRRALDDAADRIAAAQKNFDAFVRDSYTRGANSVSLAAFLDVDGPDDLLDRAQVMRLLSAGRTAVLDALQRARAQEANSHSRARAAKLEADAAAEAAEQRRAEAEAAIAVARAELGRQAAEKSRIEQERENAQSELDRARVNVAGLEGQRAQYQDWERRRAAEEAAAAAARVAAAEAAERVAADAAARERAAELANGRRPHTLIEESPSTGDSDVAAPGEVTTESGAPEDSDTAASRTDTSGTDTVAPDYTDDATVPDYGDRGSVLDDVLEDTDSGTVPDDSDGGTVPDDSDGGTVPDDTGGGTVPDDSDGGTVPDDTDDGSVPDGTDSGTIPDVDEDSGSDGGIDWENPDPGDPVVETPGSGTGGSGSRPSTPNSTPSTPSRPSVTGPAAVEIVIDRAMSQIGVPYAWGGGNENGPTRGIRDGGVADVHGDYAKVGFDCSGLMIYAFAGIGISLPHYTGYQYTAGTQVPSSQMRRGDMIFYGPNASQHVALYLGDGQMLEAPQSGSFVKISPVRWGGMTPYVVRMVS